A DNA window from Paraburkholderia sp. IMGN_8 contains the following coding sequences:
- a CDS encoding zinc-binding alcohol dehydrogenase family protein codes for MKAIQFKSFGGPEVLDYVDLPTPQADADSVVVQVKAASVNPSDAKNVSGHFEHTVLPRTPGRDFSGVVVDGPQPWLGAEVWGTGGDIGFTRDGTHAEFIKIPLGALSRKPTTLSHAQASAIGVNFVVAWLGTVEYARLQAGETIAVIGAGGGVGGAVVQIAKARGASVIAVDRQPLAADSPAGRLIDEYVPFDEHVTERVKALTGGADVVYDTVGGVAFETALSLVKRRGRVLEISGTGKRRVEFDLIDFYHNETQLLGVDSAKLGVAESAPLMTALVEGFESGKLQAPAIAQQFTLERAREAYEAVAAGTRGRVVITMQ; via the coding sequence ATGAAAGCAATTCAGTTCAAGTCTTTTGGCGGCCCAGAGGTGCTCGACTACGTCGATCTGCCGACGCCGCAAGCCGACGCGGACAGCGTCGTCGTGCAGGTCAAGGCGGCCTCGGTGAACCCGAGCGACGCCAAGAACGTATCCGGCCATTTCGAACACACGGTACTGCCGCGCACGCCGGGCCGCGACTTCAGCGGCGTGGTGGTGGACGGCCCGCAGCCATGGCTCGGCGCCGAAGTGTGGGGCACCGGCGGCGACATCGGCTTCACGCGCGACGGCACGCACGCCGAGTTCATCAAGATTCCGCTCGGCGCACTGTCGCGCAAACCCACGACGCTCAGCCACGCACAGGCTTCGGCAATCGGCGTGAACTTTGTGGTCGCCTGGCTCGGCACGGTTGAATACGCGCGCTTGCAAGCCGGCGAAACCATCGCGGTAATCGGCGCGGGCGGCGGGGTCGGCGGCGCGGTGGTGCAGATCGCGAAAGCGCGCGGCGCGAGCGTGATCGCCGTCGACCGTCAGCCGCTTGCGGCTGATTCGCCGGCGGGCCGGCTGATCGACGAGTACGTGCCCTTCGACGAACACGTGACCGAGCGCGTCAAGGCGCTGACCGGCGGCGCGGACGTGGTGTACGACACGGTCGGCGGCGTGGCGTTCGAGACCGCACTGAGTCTCGTCAAACGCCGTGGCCGGGTGCTGGAAATCAGCGGAACCGGCAAGCGCCGCGTCGAGTTCGACCTGATCGATTTCTATCACAACGAAACGCAACTGCTCGGCGTCGACAGCGCGAAACTGGGCGTAGCCGAATCGGCACCGTTGATGACCGCATTGGTGGAAGGCTTCGAGAGCGGCAAGCTGCAAGCGCCGGCTATCGCTCAGCAGTTCACGCTGGAGCGGGCGCGCGAAGCGTACGAGGCGGTGGCCGCGGGCACGCGCGGCCGTGTCGTCATCACGATGCAGTAA
- a CDS encoding GNAT family N-acetyltransferase, giving the protein MSTPTLLTTDRLIMRPHTRDDFLESYAMWSDPEVIRYIGGKPFTREEVWARLLRYAGHWAMLGYGYWVVREKESGRFLGEVGFADYHREIEPSLMGTPEIGWALDPAVHGRGYATEAVRAALSWADQQWPDAETACIIAPENLPSLRVAHKCGYRERLRTTYKGQPTIVLRRAAGGA; this is encoded by the coding sequence ATGTCCACCCCCACGCTCCTCACCACCGACCGTCTGATCATGCGTCCGCACACGCGCGACGATTTCCTCGAGAGCTATGCGATGTGGTCCGATCCCGAGGTGATCCGCTACATCGGCGGCAAGCCGTTCACGCGCGAAGAAGTCTGGGCGCGCCTGTTGCGTTACGCCGGGCATTGGGCGATGTTGGGTTACGGTTACTGGGTGGTTCGAGAAAAGGAGAGCGGCCGGTTCCTCGGCGAAGTCGGCTTTGCCGACTACCACCGCGAGATCGAGCCTTCGTTGATGGGCACCCCTGAGATCGGTTGGGCTCTCGATCCGGCGGTGCATGGCCGCGGCTACGCGACCGAAGCCGTGCGCGCCGCGCTGAGTTGGGCCGACCAGCAGTGGCCGGACGCCGAAACCGCCTGCATCATCGCGCCTGAAAATCTGCCGTCGCTGCGCGTCGCGCATAAGTGCGGCTATCGCGAGCGGCTTCGCACGACGTACAAAGGCCAACCGACCATCGTGTTGCGGCGCGCGGCAGGCGGTGCCTGA
- a CDS encoding GNAT family protein, protein MEPRRNAFDQPIGAPVPGWNGARAPGREPLVGRYCRIEPVDVERHAEDLYDAYSSAADGRDWTYLAAGPFESLAAYREHLTRMAASVDPLHYTVIDLATGKAVGTLALMRIDRANGVIEVGHVTYSPHLKRTRIATEAMFLLMSHVFDDLGYRRFEWKCDSLNGPSRTAALRYGFTFEGIFRQAIVYRQRNRDTAWFSMLDGEWPALRPCYARWLDAGNFDAQGQQIERLADLIAQQRAAASESGQ, encoded by the coding sequence ATGGAACCCAGACGTAACGCGTTCGACCAGCCTATCGGCGCACCGGTGCCGGGCTGGAACGGCGCCCGGGCGCCCGGCCGCGAGCCGCTGGTGGGCCGCTATTGCCGGATCGAACCGGTAGACGTCGAACGCCACGCCGAAGACCTCTACGACGCATACAGCTCGGCAGCCGATGGCCGCGACTGGACCTATCTGGCGGCCGGACCGTTCGAGAGCCTCGCCGCGTATCGCGAGCATTTGACACGCATGGCGGCGTCTGTCGATCCGCTGCACTACACGGTGATCGATCTGGCGACCGGCAAGGCTGTCGGCACCCTGGCGCTGATGCGGATCGACCGCGCGAACGGCGTGATCGAAGTCGGGCACGTCACGTATTCGCCGCACCTGAAGCGCACCCGCATCGCCACCGAAGCGATGTTCCTGCTGATGAGCCACGTGTTCGACGACCTCGGCTATCGCCGCTTCGAATGGAAGTGCGACTCGCTGAACGGTCCGTCACGGACGGCGGCACTGCGCTATGGGTTCACGTTCGAAGGCATCTTCCGCCAGGCGATCGTGTATCGCCAACGCAATCGCGATACCGCGTGGTTCTCGATGCTCGACGGCGAATGGCCCGCGCTGCGTCCGTGCTACGCGCGTTGGCTCGACGCCGGCAACTTCGACGCGCAGGGTCAGCAGATTGAACGGCTGGCGGATCTGATCGCGCAACAGCGGGCGGCGGCGAGTGAGTCTGGTCAATAA
- a CDS encoding PLP-dependent aminotransferase family protein, whose protein sequence is MIEIIGPLTNQATASGAGTVGKKPAPLQKQLIERLQQAILAGRLPAGSLLPSSRLLAAEMGVSRNTVVIAYEHLAAVGYVVADKKGTRVSPLSSPAARGEHQTSPATPEAVYAARVEQFAATRTHADNTLPLTPGTPALDRFPLGAWRRALERSMERALPLALGYGAPTGEPALRDAIAAHLRMSRGVRCDGSQVVITEGAQEALNLCVRLFTNPGDIAWVEDPGYRGAKAAFNLGDLTTLPMPVDLEGIAVPPDAWRTHSPKLIYTSPAHQYPTGSVLSVARRLALIAQARRSGAWLIEDDYDGEFRHTGEPIASLQGLVPDAPVLYVGSFSKTMFPALRIGFVVLPGAIAGHAAVALQEMLRGGHRLEQLALAHFIESGEFGRHLGRMRRLYRERQQALRDALTAHFEPSQILGGNCGMHLTLRLPPHLSDQVLAERALAERLNPRALSGFALQPREETNGLVIGYGSTPAEQLAPAIGVLASLAGEMAGARVV, encoded by the coding sequence ATGATCGAAATCATTGGTCCGCTCACTAATCAGGCCACCGCGAGCGGTGCGGGCACCGTCGGCAAAAAACCGGCGCCGCTGCAAAAGCAACTGATTGAGCGCTTGCAGCAGGCGATTCTTGCCGGGCGTTTGCCGGCGGGCTCGCTGCTGCCGTCGTCGCGTTTGCTGGCGGCGGAGATGGGCGTTTCGCGGAATACGGTAGTGATCGCTTACGAGCATCTCGCCGCAGTCGGCTACGTGGTCGCCGACAAGAAAGGCACGCGCGTGAGCCCGCTCTCCAGCCCGGCCGCGCGTGGCGAACATCAGACATCGCCCGCCACGCCCGAGGCGGTCTATGCCGCGCGCGTCGAGCAATTCGCCGCCACGCGCACGCACGCCGACAACACCTTGCCGCTGACGCCAGGCACGCCCGCCCTGGATCGCTTTCCGCTCGGCGCGTGGCGGCGCGCGCTCGAGCGTTCGATGGAACGCGCGTTGCCGCTAGCGCTCGGCTACGGCGCGCCGACCGGCGAGCCGGCACTGCGCGACGCAATCGCCGCGCATCTGCGCATGTCGCGCGGCGTGCGCTGCGACGGCTCGCAGGTGGTGATTACCGAAGGCGCGCAGGAAGCGTTGAACCTGTGCGTGCGGCTTTTCACCAACCCGGGCGACATCGCATGGGTCGAAGATCCCGGCTATCGCGGCGCGAAGGCGGCGTTCAATCTCGGCGATCTGACCACGCTGCCGATGCCGGTCGATCTGGAAGGCATTGCGGTGCCGCCAGACGCGTGGCGCACGCATTCGCCGAAACTGATCTACACGTCGCCCGCGCATCAGTATCCGACCGGTTCGGTGTTGTCGGTGGCGCGGCGGCTGGCGTTGATCGCGCAGGCGCGCCGCAGCGGCGCGTGGCTGATTGAGGACGACTACGACGGCGAATTCCGCCACACCGGCGAGCCGATCGCCAGCTTGCAGGGGCTGGTGCCGGACGCGCCCGTGTTGTACGTCGGCTCGTTCAGCAAAACCATGTTTCCGGCGCTGCGCATCGGCTTCGTCGTGCTGCCGGGCGCGATCGCCGGGCACGCTGCAGTCGCGTTGCAGGAGATGCTGCGCGGCGGGCACCGTCTGGAACAACTGGCGTTGGCGCACTTCATCGAAAGCGGCGAGTTCGGGCGCCATCTGGGCCGTATGCGGCGCCTCTATCGGGAACGGCAGCAGGCGCTGCGCGATGCGCTGACCGCGCATTTCGAACCGTCGCAGATTCTCGGCGGCAATTGCGGCATGCATCTGACGCTTCGCCTGCCGCCGCACCTATCGGATCAGGTGCTCGCTGAGCGTGCGCTCGCAGAGCGGCTCAATCCCCGAGCGCTGTCCGGTTTCGCGTTGCAGCCTCGCGAGGAAACGAACGGCCTCGTGATCGGCTACGGCAGCACGCCCGCGGAGCAGCTGGCGCCCGCGATCGGCGTGTTGGCCAGCCTGGCGGGCGAGATGGCAGGTGCACGCGTCGTGTAA
- a CDS encoding aminoglycoside phosphotransferase family protein gives MFAEYIVKWDLLPDGEPIRTHSSRLLPVRRHGVAAMLKVALEAEEKSGVQLMVWWDGDGAARVLAHDADAILLERAQNSHALADKVRTGDSDADDAATEILCAAAARLHAPRNKPLPELIGLPRWFQSLWPAAQQYGGWLTESAAAAQALLAAPQDPVVLHGDIHHGNVLDFGPRGWLAIDPKGLYGERGFDYANIFCNPDRQSALAPGRFERRVEHVAQLAGLDRRRLLQWILAWSGLSAAWILETGETPDIDMDIGKLAAGALKLD, from the coding sequence ATGTTCGCCGAGTACATCGTCAAGTGGGATTTGCTGCCGGACGGCGAGCCGATCCGCACGCACAGCAGCCGGCTTCTGCCGGTACGCCGGCACGGCGTCGCAGCGATGCTGAAGGTCGCGCTGGAAGCCGAAGAGAAATCCGGCGTGCAGCTGATGGTGTGGTGGGACGGCGACGGCGCGGCCCGCGTGCTGGCGCACGATGCCGACGCGATACTGCTCGAGCGCGCACAAAACAGCCACGCGCTCGCGGACAAAGTCCGCACGGGTGACAGCGACGCCGACGACGCCGCCACCGAGATCCTCTGCGCAGCCGCTGCGCGACTGCACGCGCCCCGTAACAAGCCGCTACCCGAACTGATCGGATTGCCACGCTGGTTTCAAAGTCTCTGGCCGGCAGCACAACAATACGGCGGCTGGCTCACTGAAAGTGCCGCAGCGGCGCAAGCGCTGCTTGCCGCCCCGCAAGACCCGGTCGTGCTGCACGGCGACATCCATCACGGCAACGTGCTCGATTTCGGCCCGCGCGGCTGGCTGGCAATCGACCCGAAAGGCCTCTATGGCGAGCGCGGTTTCGACTATGCGAACATTTTCTGCAACCCCGACCGGCAGTCCGCATTGGCGCCCGGACGCTTCGAGCGGCGCGTCGAACATGTCGCGCAATTGGCCGGGCTAGATAGACGCCGTTTGCTGCAATGGATTCTGGCGTGGTCGGGACTGTCCGCGGCGTGGATTCTCGAGACAGGCGAGACCCCGGACATCGATATGGACATCGGCAAACTGGCTGCCGGAGCGTTGAAGCTGGACTGA
- a CDS encoding flavin reductase family protein yields MKGTREAVALPRATQLLNHGPVTIVTSAHDGRSNVMAASWAMPLDFNPPKVVVVVDSRTLTRQLIEASGVFGLQLPSRAFAAQTLAVGSNAGAELDKFAAFDLETFPAQNIDVPMLAGCITWMECKVIPDDSQRHDLIIGEVVAAYADSRVYSNNRWHFGDDPDLRTCHYVAGGTFFATGDAFEVAAVANGTA; encoded by the coding sequence ATGAAAGGCACTCGAGAAGCCGTGGCATTGCCACGGGCGACGCAGTTACTGAACCATGGACCGGTCACGATCGTCACTAGCGCGCACGACGGGCGCTCGAACGTGATGGCGGCATCGTGGGCGATGCCGCTCGATTTCAACCCGCCGAAGGTCGTCGTGGTGGTGGACAGCCGCACGCTGACGCGGCAACTGATCGAAGCGAGCGGCGTGTTCGGATTGCAACTGCCGAGCCGCGCTTTTGCCGCGCAGACGCTGGCGGTGGGGTCGAACGCGGGCGCCGAACTCGACAAGTTCGCCGCCTTCGACCTCGAAACTTTCCCCGCGCAAAACATCGACGTACCGATGCTGGCCGGCTGCATCACGTGGATGGAATGCAAGGTGATTCCGGACGACAGCCAACGGCACGATCTGATCATTGGCGAAGTCGTGGCGGCGTACGCGGACAGCCGCGTGTATTCGAACAACCGCTGGCACTTCGGCGACGATCCGGATCTGCGAACGTGTCACTACGTGGCGGGCGGGACGTTCTTTGCCACCGGCGACGCGTTCGAAGTCGCAGCAGTGGCGAACGGCACGGCGTAA
- a CDS encoding GNAT family N-acetyltransferase: MTIHIRPAHTSDAALILRFITELAVYEKAEHEVVATVQDIEASLFSAESTAKALICEMNGEPVGFCVYFFSYSTWLGMQGLYLEDLYVSPKSRGSGAGKQMLRHLARIACDTGCGRFEWSVLDWNEPAIGFYKSIGASAQSEWVRYRLAGDALKAFADGDA; this comes from the coding sequence TTGACCATCCACATCCGCCCCGCCCACACATCCGACGCCGCTCTGATTCTGCGCTTCATCACCGAACTCGCGGTGTATGAGAAAGCGGAGCACGAGGTTGTCGCTACCGTCCAAGATATCGAAGCGAGCCTGTTCTCGGCCGAATCCACCGCGAAGGCTTTGATCTGCGAGATGAACGGCGAGCCCGTTGGCTTCTGCGTCTACTTCTTTTCTTATTCGACGTGGCTCGGCATGCAAGGGCTTTATCTGGAAGACCTGTACGTGTCGCCGAAGTCGCGCGGCAGCGGCGCGGGCAAACAGATGCTGCGCCACCTCGCACGCATTGCGTGCGACACGGGCTGCGGCCGCTTCGAATGGAGCGTGCTCGACTGGAACGAGCCGGCCATCGGCTTCTACAAATCGATCGGTGCGAGCGCGCAAAGCGAGTGGGTCCGCTACCGGCTGGCGGGCGACGCGCTCAAGGCGTTTGCAGATGGCGATGCGTGA
- the thrS gene encoding threonine--tRNA ligase, which translates to MNDIDHRVLGNKLDLFHQQEEGVGMVFWHPRGWELYRVLEDYIRARMRRAGFREIRTPQLLARSLWEQSGHWEKFGAAMYSLADAEEGRALCLKPMSCPCHVQVFNRRVRSYRELPVRYSEFGACHRDEPSGSLEGLKRTRAFVQDDAHVFCTEAHIETEVGRFCELLRTVYADLGFPAFKVALATRPAMRAGNDQTWDRAEAALTNAARAAGLEFDVLEGEGAFYGPKLEFHLTDSRARSWQCGTIQLDFVLPDRLDAEFVNERNERERPVMIHHAVLGSMERFIAMLLEHHEGWLPVWLAPEQVVVATISDANTAYAQQTMQALDAAGIRALLDKRPERLEKKIVDAREKQVPILVAVGSRDERDRTISIRMRDGRQSTLAMAEGVERLRLATSPPASFTSF; encoded by the coding sequence GTGAACGACATCGATCATCGTGTACTGGGCAATAAACTCGACCTCTTCCATCAGCAGGAAGAAGGCGTCGGCATGGTGTTCTGGCACCCGCGCGGCTGGGAGCTTTACCGCGTGCTCGAAGACTACATCCGCGCCCGTATGCGGCGCGCCGGCTTTCGCGAGATTCGTACGCCGCAATTGCTGGCGCGCTCGTTGTGGGAGCAGAGTGGCCATTGGGAGAAGTTCGGCGCGGCGATGTATTCGCTGGCCGACGCGGAAGAAGGGCGCGCGCTGTGCCTGAAACCGATGAGTTGTCCGTGCCATGTGCAGGTGTTCAATCGGCGCGTGCGGTCGTATCGCGAGTTGCCGGTCCGCTATAGCGAGTTCGGCGCCTGTCATCGCGACGAGCCTTCGGGCTCGCTCGAAGGTCTGAAGCGCACGCGTGCCTTCGTGCAGGACGACGCGCATGTGTTCTGCACGGAGGCGCATATCGAGACCGAAGTCGGCCGCTTCTGCGAATTGTTGCGCACGGTCTATGCGGACCTCGGCTTTCCCGCCTTCAAAGTAGCGCTCGCCACGCGGCCTGCGATGCGCGCAGGCAACGATCAAACGTGGGATCGCGCGGAAGCCGCATTGACAAACGCGGCCCGCGCGGCGGGCCTCGAATTCGATGTACTCGAAGGAGAGGGCGCCTTTTACGGGCCGAAACTGGAGTTTCATCTAACGGATAGCCGCGCGCGCAGCTGGCAATGCGGCACGATTCAACTCGACTTCGTGCTGCCTGATCGGCTCGATGCGGAGTTCGTCAACGAGCGGAATGAACGCGAGCGTCCCGTGATGATCCATCATGCGGTGCTTGGCAGCATGGAGCGCTTCATTGCAATGCTGCTGGAACATCACGAAGGATGGCTACCTGTGTGGCTCGCACCCGAACAAGTCGTGGTCGCGACAATCAGCGACGCAAATACGGCGTACGCGCAACAGACCATGCAAGCGCTCGACGCCGCCGGTATCAGAGCGCTGCTCGACAAGCGGCCGGAACGGCTGGAAAAGAAGATCGTCGATGCGCGCGAAAAGCAGGTGCCGATTCTGGTCGCGGTAGGTTCACGCGATGAACGCGATCGGACGATCAGCATTCGCATGCGCGACGGGCGGCAATCGACGCTTGCGATGGCGGAGGGCGTCGAGCGGTTGCGGCTCGCCACGTCACCCCCCGCCTCTTTCACCTCTTTTTAG